One Anaerolineae bacterium genomic region harbors:
- a CDS encoding phage tail protein → MSDWFKDNLLGLLPPLYEHNDEAGDLRTFLSLPAGTLDELKQAIDDFPTIFDVDHCDERFLPLLARLVGLEVDGTCSPDCQRRRVREAVEIYRRKGTIPAIERDFNALGWQGELQETFRSALRLNARSRLSNAKLPGLVFSLGVFRVLCLNQTEGLRDALVFHHPAGTRCFWLQFLLEWIEGGAMLDFGHANAVRRIVLAFLDETFVLSRSSLGSCRHLTNKQRAWELLQLTSTTEMLPEIDRATVKVSRFHGSQNRMRLNHKALNDWRLPYTRVGEDRVSFCTPIYTGRDFEGDVLESGFGLGESHLNRKSLTHGETELRYCFRQKDFFFDTQAEPVERAEAKYDLRLPLESRHRLCFQLGRARLNEGLDLTANQGGISNLLLASTAGCDADVTLAVDRIDRWRRRGPVFRLNANTLNTRYLSNANLTGERASLEVYVDTGSLQRHRVETMKLGASPLNTTGLRLSVDRTRPMRVSRMRLNQAGFRWSRPSYRWLFRQQDLHAPTQAGFEAATNNYRATQWPT, encoded by the coding sequence ATGTCGGATTGGTTCAAGGACAATCTGCTCGGCCTGCTGCCGCCGCTTTACGAGCACAACGACGAGGCCGGTGACCTGCGCACCTTTCTGAGCCTTCCCGCCGGAACGCTGGACGAGCTCAAGCAGGCCATCGACGACTTCCCGACCATCTTCGATGTGGATCATTGCGACGAGCGCTTTCTGCCGCTGCTGGCAAGGCTCGTCGGCCTCGAAGTGGACGGCACCTGTTCGCCAGACTGCCAGCGCCGCCGCGTGCGGGAGGCGGTCGAAATCTATCGCCGCAAGGGCACCATTCCGGCCATCGAACGCGACTTTAACGCGCTCGGTTGGCAGGGGGAACTCCAGGAGACCTTCCGCTCGGCGCTGCGTCTCAATGCCCGCTCCCGACTCAGCAACGCCAAGCTGCCCGGGCTGGTGTTCAGCCTCGGCGTGTTTCGCGTGCTGTGTCTCAACCAGACCGAGGGGCTGCGCGACGCCCTGGTGTTTCACCACCCGGCGGGCACGCGCTGTTTCTGGCTCCAGTTCCTCCTGGAATGGATCGAAGGCGGCGCGATGCTCGACTTCGGGCATGCCAACGCCGTGCGACGGATCGTGCTGGCGTTTCTCGACGAGACCTTCGTCCTTAGCCGCTCCTCGCTCGGTTCCTGCCGTCACCTGACCAACAAGCAGAGGGCCTGGGAGCTGCTGCAACTCACCAGTACCACGGAGATGCTCCCGGAAATCGACCGGGCCACCGTGAAGGTCTCCCGTTTTCACGGCAGCCAGAACCGGATGCGCCTGAACCACAAGGCCCTCAACGACTGGCGGCTTCCGTACACCCGCGTCGGCGAGGATCGGGTTTCCTTCTGTACGCCCATCTACACCGGCCGCGACTTCGAAGGGGATGTGCTGGAAAGCGGCTTCGGGCTCGGCGAAAGCCATCTCAACCGCAAATCGCTGACCCATGGCGAGACCGAGCTGCGCTACTGCTTTCGGCAGAAGGACTTCTTTTTCGACACGCAGGCGGAACCGGTCGAACGGGCGGAAGCCAAGTACGACCTGCGCCTGCCTCTGGAATCTCGGCACCGCCTCTGTTTCCAACTTGGCCGCGCCAGGCTCAACGAAGGTCTCGATCTCACCGCCAACCAGGGCGGCATCAGCAATCTGCTGCTCGCCTCCACCGCTGGCTGCGACGCGGACGTCACCCTGGCCGTCGACCGGATCGACCGATGGCGGCGGAGAGGGCCTGTGTTCCGGCTCAACGCGAACACCCTGAACACCCGGTATCTGAGCAATGCGAATCTGACCGGCGAACGGGCCTCGCTTGAAGTCTACGTGGACACGGGCTCTCTCCAGCGCCATCGGGTCGAGACCATGAAGCTGGGCGCGAGCCCGCTCAATACCACCGGCCTGCGCCTTTCCGTGGACCGGACCCGCCCGATGCGCGTGAGCCGCATGCGCCTCAACCAGGCCGGATTCCGCTGGTCGCGGCCGTCCTACCGCTGGCTGTTCCGTCAGCAGGATCTGCATGCGCCGACGCAGGCCGGGTTCGAGGCCGCCACCAACAACTATCGCGCCACCCAGTGGCCCACCTGA
- a CDS encoding GPW/gp25 family protein gives MSYDFLGKGLRYPFRFQSVSGGTQVSTATSREHEHIRESILQILGTRIGERFMNPEFGSRLKDLVFEQNDEVLKGLLRHYVIDAIKRWEKRVIITEVHFDDRPLNIDGNLLLVHIAYRVIQSQVDGNLVYPFYREDPNNPAPSYPQPEPEPEPPPVRSVRLSPDVRTLFNLLWFDAAEMSPDPDDSLIWPAGEYEVAYIEGAFQDRNGKWIVSDPGDNHGHYLTFEGAPETEAPQAEHALYLAASGLGFDTQSQAEDNAAGTVHRITTLEPGRIGLFYFEGKKESHYLNNTSGQPNPVWQLRGPL, from the coding sequence ATGAGCTACGACTTTCTCGGCAAGGGGCTGCGTTACCCGTTCCGGTTTCAGTCGGTATCCGGCGGCACCCAGGTCTCGACCGCCACCTCGCGGGAGCACGAGCATATCCGCGAAAGCATCCTGCAGATCCTCGGCACCCGGATCGGCGAACGGTTCATGAATCCGGAGTTCGGCTCCCGGCTGAAGGATCTGGTGTTCGAACAGAACGACGAGGTGCTCAAGGGCCTGCTGCGCCATTACGTGATCGACGCCATCAAGCGCTGGGAAAAGCGGGTGATCATCACGGAGGTACACTTCGACGACCGGCCGCTGAACATCGACGGCAACCTGCTACTGGTGCATATCGCCTACCGGGTGATCCAGAGCCAGGTGGACGGCAACCTGGTCTATCCCTTCTACAGAGAAGACCCGAACAATCCCGCGCCCAGCTATCCCCAGCCGGAGCCCGAGCCAGAACCGCCGCCGGTGCGCAGCGTGCGCCTGTCGCCGGACGTGCGCACGCTGTTCAATCTGCTCTGGTTCGACGCGGCCGAGATGAGCCCCGATCCGGACGACTCCTTGATCTGGCCAGCCGGGGAATACGAAGTCGCCTACATCGAGGGAGCCTTTCAGGACCGCAACGGCAAGTGGATCGTCAGCGATCCGGGTGACAACCACGGCCATTACCTGACGTTCGAGGGAGCGCCAGAAACAGAAGCGCCCCAGGCCGAGCACGCCCTCTATCTGGCCGCGAGCGGTCTAGGCTTCGACACCCAGAGCCAGGCGGAAGACAACGCCGCTGGCACCGTTCACCGGATCACCACGTTGGAGCCGGGCCGCATCGGTCTGTTCTATTTCGAGGGCAAGAAGGAATCCCACTACCTCAACAACACATCCGGGCAGCCCAATCCCGTCTGGCAACTGCGCGGCCCGCTCTGA
- a CDS encoding baseplate J protein: MGRASIGYINKDYESIRQELLAKIPQLTDRWTDFNHSDLGVVLLDLFCGVGDMLAYYLDAQAAEAFLPTARQRQNVINLCKLIGYRLDSPVASTTTLRFRLSAPLGKDLTIPAGTACRALLSDGEADFETVEDGLLPRGLLSVDIPARQGVRRTETFTSTGLPFQRIRLTGDVIAQGTITVTVGDDAWSEVDHFQDSLADSRHFMADLDALDISTLIFGDGQSGAVPAQGSAIAVSYLQTIGDQGNLGPNRITQLLSPVYLNGGQVSLTATNPVPATGGASREALEHARRQAPAELRSLWKAVTLEDYQALAEGYPGVAKAKVLDTNACQNIRYYNVQLAIAPNGGGMPSALLKRDLAEFLERRKVITVEINLFDPIYRPVSIDAEVYIWPGEPLENVRSRIETALTDFFSFDQVSFGQTIHFSDLVALIDGVRGVSHMHLYAPQQDIELRHGEIPVLGSVNLDLRRAG, translated from the coding sequence ATGGGCCGCGCAAGCATCGGATACATCAACAAGGATTACGAATCGATCCGTCAGGAGCTGCTGGCGAAGATCCCGCAGCTCACCGACCGCTGGACCGATTTCAACCACTCCGATCTCGGCGTCGTCCTGCTCGATCTGTTCTGCGGCGTGGGCGACATGCTGGCCTACTACCTGGACGCCCAGGCGGCCGAGGCCTTTCTGCCCACGGCCCGCCAGCGCCAGAACGTCATCAACCTCTGCAAGCTCATCGGCTACCGGCTGGATTCGCCGGTGGCCTCCACCACCACGCTGCGTTTCCGGCTCTCCGCCCCGCTCGGCAAGGATCTGACCATTCCGGCGGGAACGGCCTGCCGCGCCTTGCTGAGTGACGGCGAGGCGGATTTCGAGACGGTCGAGGACGGCCTGCTCCCGCGAGGCCTACTCTCGGTGGACATCCCGGCCCGGCAAGGCGTGCGCCGCACCGAGACCTTCACTTCGACGGGGCTGCCATTCCAGCGCATCCGCCTGACCGGCGACGTCATCGCCCAGGGCACCATCACCGTTACGGTGGGGGACGACGCCTGGAGCGAGGTCGATCACTTCCAGGACAGCCTGGCCGACAGCCGCCATTTCATGGCCGACCTGGACGCCCTCGACATCTCCACCCTGATTTTCGGCGACGGACAAAGCGGCGCTGTACCCGCTCAGGGAAGCGCCATCGCCGTCAGCTATCTGCAGACCATCGGGGACCAGGGCAATCTCGGTCCGAACCGGATCACCCAACTGCTGAGCCCGGTCTACCTGAACGGCGGCCAGGTCTCCCTGACCGCCACCAACCCGGTACCCGCCACCGGCGGCGCTTCGCGGGAAGCCCTCGAACACGCCCGCCGACAGGCACCGGCGGAGCTGCGCAGTCTCTGGAAAGCCGTCACCCTGGAGGATTACCAGGCGCTCGCCGAAGGTTACCCAGGCGTCGCCAAGGCCAAGGTGCTCGACACCAATGCCTGTCAGAACATCCGCTATTACAACGTTCAACTGGCCATCGCCCCCAACGGCGGCGGAATGCCCTCGGCGCTGCTCAAGCGGGACCTCGCCGAGTTTCTCGAACGCCGCAAGGTCATCACGGTCGAGATCAACCTGTTCGACCCGATCTATCGGCCCGTTTCCATCGACGCCGAGGTCTACATCTGGCCCGGTGAACCGCTGGAAAACGTGCGCAGCCGCATCGAAACCGCGCTCACCGATTTCTTTTCCTTTGACCAAGTCTCCTTCGGTCAGACCATTCACTTCTCCGACCTGGTGGCGCTGATCGATGGCGTGCGTGGCGTCAGCCACATGCATCTCTACGCGCCCCAGCAGGACATCGAGCTGCGCCACGGCGAAATCCCGGTTCTCGGCAGTGTCAACCTCGATCTGCGGAGGGCCGGTTGA
- a CDS encoding PAAR domain-containing protein: MSSQARLGDISSHGGVIITGASRTLDNGMPVARMGDLHVCPIPGHGVTPIVTGSFDTITEGLPNARIGDITACGAIIVTGSPDTIDN, encoded by the coding sequence ATGAGCTCCCAGGCGCGACTCGGCGACATCAGCAGTCACGGCGGCGTCATCATCACCGGGGCGAGCCGGACGCTGGACAACGGCATGCCGGTCGCCCGCATGGGTGATCTGCACGTCTGTCCCATCCCTGGGCATGGCGTGACGCCCATTGTGACCGGCAGCTTCGACACCATCACCGAAGGATTGCCCAACGCCCGCATCGGCGACATCACCGCCTGCGGAGCCATCATCGTCACCGGCAGTCCCGACACCATCGACAACTGA